Proteins encoded by one window of Gemmatimonadaceae bacterium:
- a CDS encoding response regulator transcription factor — MIRLLIADDHAVVRAGFRELLSQRAGMTVVGEAQDGEGAINLATQTPADVLLLDVSMPGPPFLDVLRRVHAAAPDLKILVLTMHPEDQFAARALRAGASGYMTKDRTPDELLEAVTRLASGGRYISRELAERLALALGPDLVAPPHHQLSDRELEVLMLLGSGLTVTQAATALQLSVKTVSTFRSRLLVKMGFASNADIVQYVARHGLLTPGGT, encoded by the coding sequence ATGATCCGCCTGCTCATCGCCGACGACCACGCGGTCGTCCGTGCCGGATTCCGTGAGTTGCTGAGCCAGCGTGCTGGCATGACGGTCGTTGGCGAGGCCCAGGACGGCGAGGGCGCCATCAACCTGGCGACGCAAACGCCGGCCGATGTGCTGCTGCTCGACGTCTCCATGCCGGGGCCGCCGTTTCTCGACGTGCTCCGGCGCGTGCATGCGGCGGCACCGGACCTGAAGATTCTCGTCCTGACGATGCATCCCGAAGACCAGTTCGCCGCCCGTGCCCTGCGCGCCGGCGCGTCCGGGTACATGACCAAGGACCGCACACCGGACGAGCTTCTCGAGGCGGTCACGCGGCTGGCGAGCGGCGGGCGCTACATCAGTCGCGAGCTGGCCGAGCGGCTGGCGCTGGCCCTCGGCCCCGACCTGGTGGCACCGCCGCACCACCAGCTTTCCGACCGCGAGCTCGAAGTGCTGATGCTGCTCGGCTCGGGACTGACGGTGACGCAGGCGGCGACCGCCCTGCAGCTGAGTGTGAAGACGGTCAGTACCTTCCGGTCGCGGCTCCTCGTGAAGATGGGTTTCGCCTCCAACGCCGACATCGTGCAATACGTCGCGCGACACGGGCTGCTGACACCCGGCGGCACGTAG
- a CDS encoding amidase family protein, protein MPRSLVALSLLAVFVHAGSAQSPSPVRAPGVAPRRAVRTASTFEVTEASVTDLDRAMADGRVTAVQLVDAYLARIAAYDHAGPSLNTMIRLNPRARADAAALDAERQAGRVRGPLHGVPVILKDNYDTRDLATSAGSLALANHHPAQDAFVVRKLRDAGAVILGKANMHELAAGVTSISSFGGQTRNPYDISRCPGGSSGGTGAAVAASFGALGWGSDTCGSIRIPSAFGSLFGLRPTMGLFSRDGIVPLALTQDVPGPLARTVTDLAIGLDATVGEDPNDVATHLRERVPPHFVDALRADALRGARIGLFTPYFRNADADVIDTIRATARTLRSLGAEVVDVTMPDFDDLIAGSSAIILETKFDLMDYFARPGGAPVKSLRQIIDLGLYDKALEARHLAADTASARDSESHRKVLAKQQLVRGRILALLDSLKLDALAYPTSTRKPVLAGDPQLGGTCALSAQTGFPAITMPAGFTSDGLPTGLELLGRPFSDARLVAFAFAFEQSGPRRRPPPVTPALVNGRAPLAVTFTAAAGGIEGRFMFDPTSSELSYTVRVPTKMATGVQAIVLRRKDATGTRVIRRVLGPGMPAAGGWVRLLGLDLAAFRAGGVSLAVFDTASASPLAEVALHLPR, encoded by the coding sequence ATGCCGCGATCGCTCGTCGCCTTGTCCCTGTTGGCCGTATTCGTTCACGCGGGCAGTGCGCAGTCACCGTCGCCGGTTCGCGCGCCGGGTGTCGCGCCGCGCCGCGCCGTCCGCACCGCCTCGACGTTTGAAGTCACCGAGGCGTCGGTCACCGACCTCGATCGCGCCATGGCCGACGGACGCGTCACTGCGGTGCAGCTGGTGGACGCGTATCTGGCGCGCATCGCGGCGTACGATCACGCGGGTCCGAGTCTCAACACCATGATTCGGCTGAATCCGCGCGCCCGGGCCGATGCCGCCGCACTGGATGCGGAACGCCAGGCTGGGCGCGTGCGCGGCCCGCTGCACGGCGTGCCGGTGATCCTCAAGGACAACTACGACACCCGCGACCTCGCGACCAGCGCCGGGTCGCTCGCGCTGGCCAACCACCATCCGGCGCAGGACGCCTTCGTGGTGCGGAAGCTGCGCGACGCGGGCGCGGTGATCCTCGGCAAGGCGAACATGCATGAGCTCGCGGCCGGCGTCACGAGCATCAGTTCCTTCGGCGGCCAGACGCGCAACCCCTACGACATCTCGCGATGCCCGGGCGGCTCGAGCGGCGGCACCGGGGCGGCCGTGGCCGCGAGTTTCGGTGCGCTGGGGTGGGGGAGTGACACCTGCGGCTCCATCCGCATACCCTCCGCCTTCGGTTCGCTCTTCGGGCTGCGGCCCACGATGGGGCTGTTCAGTCGCGATGGCATTGTTCCGCTGGCGCTGACGCAGGACGTCCCCGGTCCGCTGGCGCGCACCGTGACCGATCTCGCCATCGGCCTCGACGCCACGGTGGGCGAGGATCCGAATGACGTCGCGACGCATCTGCGCGAGCGGGTGCCCCCCCACTTCGTGGATGCGCTGCGCGCCGACGCGTTGCGCGGCGCCCGCATCGGCCTGTTCACTCCGTACTTCCGCAACGCCGACGCCGACGTGATCGACACGATTCGCGCGACGGCGCGTACGCTGCGGTCGTTGGGTGCCGAGGTGGTCGACGTGACCATGCCGGACTTCGATGACCTGATTGCGGGAAGCAGCGCGATCATCCTCGAGACGAAGTTCGACCTGATGGATTACTTCGCGCGCCCCGGTGGCGCACCCGTGAAGTCGCTCCGCCAGATCATCGACCTGGGACTGTACGACAAGGCGCTCGAGGCGCGGCACCTCGCCGCGGACACCGCGAGCGCGCGCGACTCCGAGTCGCATCGCAAGGTCCTGGCCAAGCAGCAGCTGGTGCGCGGGCGGATACTCGCGTTGCTCGACAGCCTCAAGCTCGACGCGCTCGCCTATCCGACGAGCACCCGGAAGCCGGTGCTGGCGGGAGACCCGCAACTGGGCGGCACCTGCGCCCTGTCGGCGCAGACGGGGTTCCCGGCCATCACGATGCCGGCCGGCTTCACCAGCGACGGCCTGCCAACCGGGCTCGAGCTGCTGGGACGCCCCTTCAGCGACGCGCGGCTGGTGGCGTTCGCCTTTGCCTTCGAACAGTCGGGACCGCGGCGTCGTCCCCCTCCGGTGACGCCCGCGCTCGTTAATGGCCGGGCGCCGCTGGCGGTGACGTTCACCGCGGCCGCGGGCGGCATCGAGGGACGCTTCATGTTTGATCCGACGTCGAGCGAGCTGAGCTACACCGTGCGCGTGCCCACGAAGATGGCGACCGGCGTGCAGGCAATCGTGCTGCGCCGGAAGGATGCGACCGGCACTCGCGTGATTCGGCGCGTGCTCGGGCCCGGGATGCCCGCGGCCGGCGGATGGGTGCGTCTCCTCGGGCTCGACCTGGCGGCCTTCCGGGCGGGAGGAGTGAGCCTGGCGGTGTTCGACACGGCGTCGGCTTCGCCGCTGGCCGAGGTCGCGCTCCACCTGCCGAGATAG
- the feoB gene encoding ferrous iron transport protein B has protein sequence MSRTSEARPRRIAILGNPNAGKSTLFNALTGLRQKVANYPGVTVEKKTGFCDLPHGQRAEIIDLPGSYSLQPASPDEMVVRDVLLGLQPDTPPPDLIVFVVDATNLDRHLYLALQVIELGRPLILALNMMDAARAQGLRIETDALERQLGVPVIGISAAKDEGLDRLRELMTRDVEPSLRHFREWPAHLERVIERLEQRLPRRESVPERAQRDLAIAMLLDNGDDDALERHVPPETLADAHLLARRLDEFQPTWRAGDVAGRYQAITALVAEAVNVPAGTRKDARREAIDRVLTHRIFGPIIFVVLMGAVFQSVFAWAQPLMNLIDWGMTGVGNAVGSVMAEGPLRSLLVNGVIAGVGTTLTFVPQIAILFLFLSILEDSGYMARAAFIMDRVMSRVGLSGRSFIPLLSSFACAIPGIMATRSIDNRRDRFATIMIAPFMSCSARLPVYALLIGAFVPNRWVGFVTLPGITLFSMYFIGIMAAILVAWALKRTVLSGGMPLYVMELPPYRLPAWRSVFVTVRERSILFTRNAGTVILAITVVLWFLASYPRGSEAARAFERERVAAVAVADTARVTMLDRHIASATLEHSFAGRAGKLIEPAIAPLGFDWRIGIGLITSLAAREVMVSTMATVFNLESGERAVQPLRKSLREAVDSRTGLRAYTPLTGLSLMVFYVLACQCMSTLAVVRRETNSWRWPIFMLLMMNTMAWLASFAVYQGGRLLGYG, from the coding sequence ATGTCGCGGACCTCTGAGGCGCGCCCGCGCCGCATTGCCATTCTGGGCAACCCGAACGCCGGGAAGTCCACGCTCTTCAACGCGCTGACGGGGCTGCGACAAAAGGTCGCCAACTATCCGGGCGTGACGGTCGAGAAGAAGACCGGGTTCTGCGACCTGCCGCACGGTCAGCGCGCGGAGATCATCGACCTTCCGGGGAGCTACAGCCTGCAGCCGGCGTCGCCGGATGAGATGGTGGTGCGTGACGTCCTGCTCGGGCTTCAGCCCGACACGCCGCCTCCCGATCTGATCGTCTTCGTCGTCGACGCCACCAACCTGGATCGCCACCTGTATCTCGCGTTGCAGGTGATCGAACTCGGCCGCCCGCTCATCCTGGCGCTGAACATGATGGACGCGGCGCGCGCGCAGGGACTGCGCATCGAGACGGACGCGCTCGAACGGCAGCTCGGCGTGCCGGTGATCGGGATCTCCGCCGCCAAGGACGAGGGACTCGACCGGCTGCGCGAACTGATGACACGCGATGTCGAACCCTCGCTGCGGCACTTCCGCGAGTGGCCGGCGCACCTGGAGCGCGTCATCGAACGGCTGGAGCAGCGGCTGCCGCGCCGCGAAAGCGTGCCCGAGCGGGCGCAGCGCGATCTCGCCATTGCGATGCTTCTCGACAACGGGGATGACGACGCGCTCGAGCGGCACGTTCCGCCGGAGACCCTCGCGGACGCGCATCTCCTCGCGCGGCGCCTCGACGAATTCCAGCCCACCTGGCGTGCCGGCGACGTCGCGGGCCGTTATCAGGCCATCACGGCGCTTGTCGCGGAGGCGGTGAACGTGCCGGCCGGCACGCGCAAGGATGCCCGGCGCGAAGCCATCGACCGCGTGCTCACGCATCGCATCTTCGGCCCGATCATCTTCGTGGTGCTGATGGGCGCCGTCTTCCAGTCGGTCTTCGCCTGGGCGCAGCCCCTGATGAACCTGATCGACTGGGGGATGACGGGCGTCGGGAACGCCGTGGGATCGGTGATGGCGGAAGGGCCGCTGCGTTCGCTGCTGGTGAACGGCGTCATTGCCGGCGTGGGCACTACGCTGACCTTCGTGCCGCAGATCGCGATCCTGTTCCTCTTCCTCTCGATTCTCGAGGACAGCGGGTACATGGCCCGCGCCGCCTTCATCATGGACCGCGTGATGTCGCGCGTCGGCCTGTCGGGGCGCTCCTTCATTCCGCTCCTGTCGTCCTTCGCCTGCGCGATTCCGGGGATCATGGCGACGCGGAGCATCGACAATCGCCGCGACCGGTTCGCGACGATCATGATCGCGCCGTTCATGTCGTGCAGCGCCCGGCTTCCCGTCTACGCCCTCCTGATCGGCGCGTTCGTGCCGAACCGATGGGTGGGGTTCGTGACCCTTCCGGGGATCACGCTCTTCTCCATGTACTTCATCGGCATCATGGCGGCGATCCTCGTGGCGTGGGCGCTGAAGCGCACCGTCCTGTCCGGCGGCATGCCGCTCTACGTGATGGAGCTCCCGCCGTACCGCCTGCCCGCGTGGCGGTCGGTCTTCGTGACCGTGCGGGAGCGCAGCATCCTCTTCACGCGCAATGCGGGAACCGTGATCCTCGCCATCACCGTGGTGCTGTGGTTCCTGGCGAGTTATCCGCGCGGGAGCGAAGCGGCGCGCGCATTCGAGCGCGAGCGCGTGGCGGCCGTGGCGGTGGCGGACACGGCACGCGTCACGATGCTCGACCGGCACATCGCGTCGGCCACGCTGGAACACTCGTTCGCGGGGCGGGCCGGCAAGCTCATCGAGCCGGCCATCGCGCCGCTCGGCTTCGATTGGCGCATCGGCATCGGGCTGATCACGTCGCTGGCGGCCCGTGAAGTGATGGTGTCGACGATGGCGACGGTCTTCAATCTCGAGAGCGGCGAGCGTGCGGTGCAGCCCCTGCGCAAGAGCCTGCGCGAGGCCGTCGACTCGCGCACCGGCCTGCGCGCCTACACGCCGCTGACCGGCCTCAGCCTGATGGTGTTCTACGTGCTCGCCTGTCAGTGCATGTCGACGCTGGCCGTGGTGCGGCGCGAAACCAACTCGTGGCGCTGGCCCATCTTCATGCTGCTGATGATGAACACCATGGCCTGGCTGGCCTCCTTCGCCGTCTACCAGGGCGGGCGATTGCTGGGGTACGGTTGA
- a CDS encoding DUF983 domain-containing protein translates to MNSASPVTPLTRIRRALRLRCPACGARGVMVHWLRLADRCPACGLRPDRGEPDHFLGGYVINLAIAESVAAVLWVALLVATWPDPPWDLMQWAAAFLVIATPAALYPFTRLVFLALDLSAQPQRPGDHDTGDPTYK, encoded by the coding sequence ATGAACTCCGCCAGCCCGGTCACGCCCCTCACGCGCATCCGCCGCGCGCTGCGCCTCCGGTGTCCCGCCTGCGGGGCGCGGGGAGTCATGGTGCATTGGCTGCGCTTGGCGGACCGGTGCCCCGCCTGTGGCCTGCGCCCCGATCGCGGCGAGCCCGATCACTTTCTGGGCGGGTACGTCATCAACCTCGCCATCGCGGAGAGCGTCGCTGCGGTCCTGTGGGTGGCGCTGCTGGTCGCGACGTGGCCCGATCCGCCGTGGGATCTCATGCAGTGGGCGGCGGCATTCCTCGTGATCGCCACGCCGGCGGCGCTCTACCCCTTCACCCGGCTCGTCTTCCTGGCTCTGGATCTTTCGGCGCAGCCGCAGCGCCCCGGCGACCACGACACCGGCGATCCGACGTACAAATAG
- a CDS encoding metal-dependent transcriptional regulator, whose translation MEIWKRYSEKEVSHSMAHYLQTVALLKAEKGHARVGDIAEHLGVSKSGVTSMLRSLEKRGFVRHERYGCVELTNEGSGFASRTESSRRVLSMFLTEILGVPEDVATEDACMIEHLVSPEVSVELLRLTTFMRSKHPAAALFRDAYRTSPRSCKEHEPGACDLCGATCLRDSLITPIGRALQRA comes from the coding sequence ATGGAAATCTGGAAGCGATACAGCGAAAAGGAAGTGTCGCACTCGATGGCGCACTATCTCCAGACGGTCGCGCTGCTCAAGGCCGAGAAGGGGCACGCGCGCGTCGGCGACATCGCGGAGCATCTGGGCGTCTCGAAGAGCGGCGTCACCTCGATGCTGCGTTCGCTCGAGAAGCGAGGCTTCGTTCGCCACGAGCGCTATGGCTGCGTCGAGCTCACCAACGAGGGGTCCGGCTTCGCGTCGCGCACCGAGTCGAGCCGGCGCGTGCTCTCGATGTTCCTGACGGAGATCCTCGGCGTCCCCGAGGATGTGGCCACCGAGGACGCCTGCATGATCGAGCACCTCGTGAGTCCGGAAGTCTCCGTGGAGTTGCTGCGGTTGACCACCTTCATGCGCTCCAAGCATCCGGCCGCGGCGCTCTTTCGCGATGCGTACCGCACCAGCCCGCGCTCCTGCAAGGAGCATGAGCCGGGCGCCTGCGACCTGTGCGGCGCCACCTGCCTGCGTGACTCGCTGATCACGCCCATCGGCCGAGCGTTGCAGCGCGCATGA
- a CDS encoding prolyl-tRNA synthetase associated domain-containing protein has translation MADLFAFLAANGVAYERVDHPPVFTIEEVERLVPPLPGAPTKNLFLRDKKGTRQALVVVGASKPVDLRALAAATGFERPSFGSPDRLQRCLGIAPGSVSLLALVNDAAHAVEVFIDRDIWGASAFHCHPLVNTATVSIPHEGAERFLQATGHTFRLVDIPAARS, from the coding sequence ATGGCTGATCTGTTCGCCTTTCTTGCCGCGAATGGCGTTGCCTACGAACGGGTGGATCATCCGCCCGTCTTCACCATCGAGGAAGTCGAGCGGCTGGTGCCGCCGCTGCCGGGCGCGCCGACCAAGAACCTCTTCCTGCGCGACAAGAAGGGAACGCGCCAGGCGCTGGTCGTGGTTGGCGCCAGCAAGCCCGTGGACCTGCGCGCGCTCGCGGCGGCGACGGGATTCGAGCGGCCCAGCTTCGGGTCTCCCGACCGGCTGCAGCGCTGCCTGGGCATCGCGCCGGGCAGCGTCTCGCTCCTCGCGCTCGTGAACGATGCGGCCCACGCGGTCGAGGTGTTCATCGACCGCGACATCTGGGGCGCGTCGGCATTCCACTGCCACCCACTCGTGAACACGGCCACGGTCTCGATTCCGCACGAGGGGGCCGAGCGGTTCCTGCAGGCGACGGGGCACACCTTCCGTCTCGTGGACATCCCCGCGGCGCGTTCGTAG
- the guaA gene encoding glutamine-hydrolyzing GMP synthase: MSHDAIAVIDFGGQYAHLIATKVRRLHVLAEIRQPDDATALFARYKGIILSGSPSLSAFGEDSGYNRAIYDLDVPILGFCFGHQEIAKQYGGTVVHGAQEWGPADLHIVGETPIFGGLAPVERVWMSHFDSVTSVGPGFEEVGYTTLGAAGTPHRYAAIASESLRRYGFQFHPEVDDTVHGDEMIGNFVLGICGCSPSWTMEQYIAEQMERVRHQVGDRSVFLLASGGVDSTVAARLLGEALGPERLHLLHVDNGLMRKDESRDVLEAFRAFGLDRNLHFVDASDAFLGALAGVVEPEQKRKIIGNTFIEVFEREARALGIASHLLGQGTIYPDTIETGGTKRADTIKTHHNRVPIIEEMLRQGRVVEPLAELYKVEVRELGEKMGIPHDLIWRHPFPGPGLGVRLLCSAGVPFHEGFEAIEPAVGSVAAGYGLAAMALPIKSVGVKADLRSYEHPVLVSGEASWERLLEMAAQLFKQVPGINRAIWNFGATAPRRVRPLAATVTRERLDLLREADHLVMEGLRRHGIYGDIWQCPTVLVPLEVDSHGREFVIVRPIHSERAMTAIPAPLSPRLRDELRAQILALPGVSGIALDITTKPPGTIEWE, translated from the coding sequence ATGTCCCACGACGCCATCGCCGTCATCGATTTCGGCGGACAGTACGCGCACCTGATTGCAACGAAGGTCCGCCGGCTGCACGTGCTGGCGGAAATCCGGCAGCCGGATGATGCGACCGCGCTGTTCGCGCGTTACAAGGGGATCATTCTCTCCGGCAGTCCGAGCCTCTCAGCTTTTGGCGAGGATTCCGGGTACAATCGGGCGATCTACGACCTCGACGTGCCCATCCTCGGCTTCTGTTTTGGCCACCAGGAGATCGCCAAGCAGTACGGCGGCACGGTGGTGCACGGCGCGCAAGAATGGGGACCCGCCGACCTGCATATCGTCGGTGAGACCCCGATCTTTGGCGGGCTCGCGCCGGTGGAGCGCGTCTGGATGAGCCACTTCGACTCCGTGACGAGTGTGGGTCCCGGTTTCGAGGAGGTCGGTTACACCACGCTCGGCGCTGCCGGCACGCCGCATCGGTACGCGGCTATCGCCTCCGAATCGCTCCGCCGGTACGGCTTCCAGTTCCACCCCGAAGTCGACGACACCGTCCACGGCGACGAGATGATCGGCAACTTCGTGCTCGGCATCTGCGGTTGCTCGCCCTCCTGGACGATGGAACAGTACATCGCGGAGCAGATGGAGCGCGTGCGCCATCAGGTGGGCGACCGGTCGGTCTTCCTGCTCGCATCGGGCGGAGTGGATTCCACGGTCGCCGCGCGGCTGCTCGGTGAGGCCCTTGGCCCCGAGCGGCTGCACCTGCTGCACGTGGACAATGGACTGATGCGCAAGGACGAAAGCCGCGACGTCCTCGAGGCGTTCCGCGCGTTCGGACTCGACCGCAACCTCCACTTCGTGGATGCCAGCGACGCCTTCCTGGGCGCGTTGGCCGGCGTCGTCGAGCCGGAGCAGAAGCGGAAGATCATCGGCAACACCTTCATCGAAGTCTTCGAGCGCGAAGCACGCGCGCTTGGCATCGCGTCGCACCTGCTGGGCCAGGGAACGATCTACCCCGACACCATCGAGACCGGCGGCACGAAGCGCGCCGACACCATCAAGACGCACCACAATCGCGTCCCGATCATCGAGGAGATGCTCCGGCAGGGACGCGTGGTCGAGCCGCTGGCTGAGCTGTACAAGGTTGAAGTACGGGAACTCGGCGAGAAGATGGGGATTCCGCACGACCTCATCTGGCGGCACCCGTTCCCCGGGCCCGGGCTCGGCGTGCGCCTGCTCTGTTCGGCCGGCGTGCCATTCCATGAAGGGTTCGAGGCCATTGAGCCCGCCGTCGGCAGCGTGGCGGCCGGGTACGGACTCGCGGCGATGGCGCTCCCGATCAAGTCGGTCGGTGTGAAGGCTGATCTTCGCTCGTATGAGCACCCGGTGTTGGTCAGTGGCGAGGCCTCGTGGGAACGGCTGCTCGAGATGGCGGCGCAGTTGTTCAAGCAGGTGCCGGGTATCAACCGGGCCATCTGGAATTTCGGCGCGACAGCGCCCCGACGCGTGCGCCCGCTCGCCGCCACGGTCACCCGAGAGCGACTCGACCTGCTGCGGGAAGCCGATCATCTGGTGATGGAAGGACTGCGTCGCCACGGGATCTACGGCGACATCTGGCAGTGTCCCACCGTGCTCGTGCCGCTCGAGGTCGACAGCCACGGCCGCGAGTTCGTGATCGTGCGTCCCATTCATTCGGAACGTGCGATGACCGCCATCCCGGCGCCGTTGTCGCCGCGGCTGCGCGATGAACTGCGCGCGCAGATCCTGGCGCTCCCCGGCGTGAGCGGAATCGCGCTGGACATCACCACGAAGCCGCCCGGCACCATCGAGTGGGAGTGA
- a CDS encoding FeoA family protein: MNPRSHLPRQHATTRSLDRLAIGERGVIASVDCPPPIARRLMELGLTPGTEVEMIRRAPLGDPMEIAVRGVHLSLRRTEARGIDVADL, encoded by the coding sequence ATGAATCCGCGTTCCCACCTGCCGCGCCAGCACGCCACCACGCGTTCCCTCGATCGGCTCGCCATCGGGGAGCGCGGCGTCATCGCCAGCGTGGACTGCCCGCCGCCGATTGCGCGGCGCCTGATGGAGCTGGGCCTGACGCCTGGCACGGAGGTCGAGATGATCCGGCGGGCGCCCTTGGGCGATCCGATGGAGATTGCGGTGCGGGGGGTGCATTTGTCGCTACGGCGGACTGAGGCGCGCGGGATAGATGTCGCGGACCTCTGA
- a CDS encoding MASE1 domain-containing protein, producing the protein MFHDARRRFLELAAEPRRRDLVRATLLFVAYAAAGWLSLNAATEHRAVSSLWPPAGIAIFALYRYGPRLWPGVAAAALVLNASNGISLGGAAVIAAGDVLEAIAGAWLLRRAWGAREVPESVGDIAAFAAYAGAISTMIGATVGVATLVLTSATTWQTSLNLWLVWWTGDAVGVVVVAPLLFAWASRPPDPQPQRRTRIEAAMLLALLAVGCDVVFARWGVLAFAVFPLAGWIALRYGLRGASLATVLVALVAGARTLAGYGPFTIFSPTTNLFALQLFLVLLGVMNLLFAALQAEANASQGRLARLSHLLLTAHEDERRRVAREVHDELGQALTAAKIGLGAALQRTQLRGSLDSERHVRGAVATLDRAIEAVQRIVLQLRPGVLDNLGPLAAIEYAAQQFTAQTHVPVTLALPPEPLPINTEGSTVLYRVTQEALTNIMRHAAATMVLIHLRRDEDVLTLRIVDNGRGIDEEQVRNPRSMGILGMRERAAACDGSLEVRRAPPNGTAVTLTLPADDPLRRTA; encoded by the coding sequence ATGTTCCACGACGCGCGTCGCCGCTTTTTGGAACTGGCCGCCGAGCCGCGTCGTCGCGATCTGGTGCGCGCGACGCTTTTGTTTGTCGCGTACGCGGCCGCCGGTTGGCTTTCATTGAACGCCGCCACCGAGCACCGGGCCGTCTCGTCGCTCTGGCCACCGGCAGGCATCGCAATCTTCGCCTTGTACCGATACGGACCGCGCCTGTGGCCCGGCGTGGCGGCGGCAGCGCTCGTGCTGAACGCATCCAACGGCATATCGCTCGGCGGCGCCGCAGTCATCGCGGCCGGCGACGTGCTCGAAGCGATCGCCGGGGCGTGGCTGCTGCGACGCGCGTGGGGGGCCCGCGAGGTCCCGGAGAGCGTGGGCGACATCGCCGCCTTCGCCGCCTATGCCGGCGCGATCAGCACGATGATCGGTGCGACGGTCGGCGTGGCCACGCTCGTGCTCACGTCTGCCACCACCTGGCAGACCAGCCTGAACCTCTGGCTCGTCTGGTGGACGGGCGACGCGGTTGGCGTGGTGGTGGTTGCGCCGCTGCTCTTCGCCTGGGCGTCGCGCCCTCCGGATCCGCAGCCGCAGCGTCGCACCCGCATCGAGGCGGCGATGCTGCTCGCGCTCCTCGCCGTGGGCTGCGACGTCGTCTTCGCGCGCTGGGGCGTACTGGCCTTCGCGGTCTTCCCGCTCGCCGGATGGATCGCCCTGCGGTACGGCCTGCGAGGCGCTTCGCTGGCGACCGTGCTCGTGGCCCTTGTCGCCGGCGCCCGCACGCTGGCTGGGTACGGGCCGTTCACCATTTTCAGCCCAACGACCAACCTCTTCGCCCTGCAGCTCTTCCTCGTCCTGCTTGGCGTGATGAACCTCCTCTTTGCCGCGCTCCAGGCGGAGGCCAACGCCAGCCAGGGCCGCCTGGCGCGCCTGTCGCATCTCCTGCTTACCGCGCACGAGGATGAGCGTCGCCGGGTGGCGCGCGAGGTGCACGACGAACTGGGCCAGGCGCTGACCGCCGCGAAGATCGGGCTCGGCGCCGCGCTTCAGCGCACCCAGCTCCGCGGCTCCCTGGACTCGGAGCGCCACGTGCGCGGGGCGGTCGCCACGCTGGACCGGGCGATTGAGGCCGTGCAGCGCATCGTGCTCCAACTGCGACCGGGTGTCCTCGACAACCTCGGTCCGCTCGCCGCCATCGAGTACGCGGCGCAGCAGTTCACGGCGCAGACCCACGTGCCGGTGACGCTGGCACTCCCGCCCGAGCCCCTGCCGATCAACACCGAAGGCTCGACAGTCCTGTACCGCGTGACGCAGGAAGCGCTCACCAACATCATGCGTCACGCCGCCGCCACGATGGTGCTCATCCATCTGCGCCGCGACGAGGACGTGCTGACCCTGCGCATCGTCGACAACGGGCGCGGCATCGATGAGGAGCAGGTGCGAAATCCCCGCTCGATGGGGATCCTCGGCATGCGCGAACGTGCCGCTGCCTGCGACGGCAGCCTCGAGGTGCGCCGCGCCCCGCCGAACGGCACCGCCGTCACGCTCACCCTTCCCGCGGATGACCCGCTCCGGAGAACCGCATGA
- a CDS encoding response regulator: MKIFVVDDDPFAQRLLVRQLETIGHSDVVVFSAAKEPLAILGSDVGAAEVIVLDLAMPDMDGMEFIQQLARLKFSGTLIFVSGMDERILQLAPMLATGLHLKVAGALKKPGSPEQLRALLSPVAPQ, encoded by the coding sequence ATGAAGATCTTCGTCGTGGACGACGACCCCTTCGCGCAACGCCTTCTGGTTCGACAGCTCGAAACCATCGGCCATTCCGATGTCGTGGTGTTCTCCGCTGCCAAGGAGCCCTTGGCAATACTCGGCTCCGACGTTGGCGCAGCCGAGGTCATCGTACTCGACCTGGCCATGCCGGACATGGATGGCATGGAGTTTATCCAGCAGCTGGCGCGCCTGAAGTTTTCGGGCACGCTGATTTTCGTCAGTGGCATGGACGAGCGCATCCTGCAGCTCGCGCCGATGCTCGCCACCGGCCTGCATCTCAAGGTCGCCGGCGCGTTGAAGAAGCCCGGTTCACCCGAACAGTTGCGCGCGTTGCTCAGCCCGGTCGCGCCGCAGTAG